Genomic DNA from Nonomuraea rubra:
ACCTCCGGGCTGGCCACGGTCTTCGCGGTCGCGGCGTTCGTGGACGTCGGGATCGTGGCGGTCCAGGCCGCGCGCGGCACGTTCAGCCACTTCAACGACACGGCGGAGCCCTTCGAGGAGGCGGTCCAGCGCGTCTTCGGCCTGGGCGTGATGAGCATGATGCTGGCCAACCTGGTGCTCGCGATCATCCTGACCGTCCAGCGGGTGGGGCCCGACCGGGCGGCGAGCCGCGCCATCCACGCCGGACTCCTCCTGGCCGTCGGCGGCATGCTCCTCGGCTTCCTCATCCCGTTCCAGGGCAAGCCCCACACGGGGCTGACGACCGACGGCGTGCCGGTCCCCCTGGGGAGCGGCCACAGCGTGGGCGTGCCGGACGGCGGCCCCGGGCTGCCGATCACCCAGTGGAGCACCACCGGCGGCGACCTGCGCGTCCCCCACTTCGTCGCCCTGCACGGCTTCCAGGTGATGCTGCTCCTCGCCCTCCTGCTGGCCTGGCTGGCCGCCCGCCACCCGATCCTGCGCGACGAGCGCACCCGGGCCCGCCTGATCGGCGTCGCCGCCCTGGGGTACGTCGGCCTCGTCGCCCTGGTCACCTGGCAGGCCCTGCGCGCCCAGCCCCTCACCAGCCCCGACCTGCTGACCCTGGGCGCCGCCGCCCTGCTGGCCGGCCTCACCACCGTGGCGTGCGGCGCCGTGCTGACGGCTGCCCGCCGAGGCGGCGGCCTCGCCACCCCGGCGGACGCCCGCCGGGGTGGCGAGACCGTCACGGGCGCAGGCCAGGCCGGTCCACGACCCCGCTCGCGATGACGCTGCCCCAGCCGAGGAGCTGCCCCTTCCTGACCGAGTAGTACGCGCCGGGCTGCTCGAAGTCCCGGACCACGATCGTGCGGTACCCCAGGTACTCGTACGTGTCCGGATCCACGAAGATCTCGTCCCGCAGGTAGCCCTCGTGCACCCGGTACAGCGTCACCCCCGGCCGCCGGGCCAGGTCCGTGGCCCGGGCCTCGTACCGGACGCCGGGGATCTTCGCCAGGGCGCCGTACATGGCCGCGCGGAGTGTGCGGGGCAGCACGGCGTCCCGCATGCCCTGCACGATGTGCTGGAAGGCGTACGTGTGCCGCTGCTCCTGGGTCAGCGGCGGCACCGTGGCGCGGCCGCCGCGCCGTTCCTCCTGGCGCCGGGCATGCTGGGCGTCGACCTCCGCGTACACACTGGCGAGCAGGGCGGCCGGGTCGGTCGGCAGCGAGAGCAGGTACGGGTAGGTCACCTCGAACTCGGAGCCGTCCACCACCTTCAGCTCCCCGTCCTCCAGGTAGGCGAACTGCTTCTCGTCCGCCCGCCGCCACAGCTCGTGCGTCCTTGTCCTGGTCTTCGACTGCTGGAGGACGTTCCGGCTCTTGACGTACGCCCACTGGCCGGGCTCCGGCACGGGATCAGGGGCGGCGGCGGCCAGCGCCGCCGCGTTGCCGGCCAGGTCCTCGGCGCTGGCCACCGGGCCCAGCCGGAGTGGGGTGGCCGGCGGCTGCGCCTGCACAGGCGTGGAGCCTTCACGGGTCGCGGTCATGGTCGTGATCACCGCGACCAGCACCACGGCGAGCGCCGCGGCGCCCAGACCCACCACCCACCCGAGCCGAGGCCGGACCCGGGGACCGGGCGGGCGGGCGAACACCCGGGGGCGAGACCCGCCGGCCCGGGGCCGGGGTGCGCTCAGGTGGGCGAGCAGGCGGGCGCGCGCCCGCGCGACCACCTGATCGTCGGCTTCCGGCATGGCGTCATGGCGATCCTTGAGCTGCCGCAGCTCATCCACGATCATCCACCTCCTGTGCGGGCAGGCCGAGCGCCGAGCGGAGCCTGCGCCTGGCCCGGGTGACGCGCGAGCCCACGGTGCCGGTCGGGATGGCCAGGGCCCGTGCCACCTCCGTGTAGCTGAGCTCGGCGCAGGCGACGAGCAGCAGCGCGTCGCGATCTCCCTCGGACAGCCCGGCCAGCCCCTTGGCCAGCGCCGGGTTCAGCTGTTGCGCGCTCACCCGGTCGGCGACCCGGTCGGCGTGGTTCTCCACGTCACCGGGGCCGGTGGCGCGCCCGAGCGCACGGTAGAGGCGGATCTCGGCGCGGCGGTGGCGGCCGATGAGGTTCGTCGCGATGCCGTAGAGCCAGGCCCGCGCGCTCGGGTACGCCAGGTCGTACTGGTCCCGCTGGTCGAACGCGGCCAGGAACGTCTCGGAGGCGACGTCGTCGGCGGCGCCCGCACCGAGCCGGGCGGCCACGTACCGGTGGATCGCCGTGAAGTATCGGTCGAAGATCACCGAGAACCGCTCCGGCTCGTGGCGGGACCGCTCGATGATCGACGCGTCGG
This window encodes:
- a CDS encoding CU044_5270 family protein translates to MIVDELRQLKDRHDAMPEADDQVVARARARLLAHLSAPRPRAGGSRPRVFARPPGPRVRPRLGWVVGLGAAALAVVLVAVITTMTATREGSTPVQAQPPATPLRLGPVASAEDLAGNAAALAAAAPDPVPEPGQWAYVKSRNVLQQSKTRTRTHELWRRADEKQFAYLEDGELKVVDGSEFEVTYPYLLSLPTDPAALLASVYAEVDAQHARRQEERRGGRATVPPLTQEQRHTYAFQHIVQGMRDAVLPRTLRAAMYGALAKIPGVRYEARATDLARRPGVTLYRVHEGYLRDEIFVDPDTYEYLGYRTIVVRDFEQPGAYYSVRKGQLLGWGSVIASGVVDRPGLRP
- a CDS encoding RNA polymerase sigma factor — translated: MTPMERLPVHAPDPSPSVRTAEETTDASIIERSRHEPERFSVIFDRYFTAIHRYVAARLGAGAADDVASETFLAAFDQRDQYDLAYPSARAWLYGIATNLIGRHRRAEIRLYRALGRATGPGDVENHADRVADRVSAQQLNPALAKGLAGLSEGDRDALLLVACAELSYTEVARALAIPTGTVGSRVTRARRRLRSALGLPAQEVDDRG